The genomic stretch CTTAAAGGTACTCCTAAGTCCTAACTACTAGCGACCTTCCAATTTCGACATGCCTTTTATACACCTTCCATGAAGCGGTGGTACTTATGACCTGACTCACCCCGTCAATATCAATGGTGCCCTTGTGGCTTCTTTTTATGCAGATATATGCAACCATCAGGAGTGGGTCTATAGCTATAGCAGCATCGACCTTAGACTCGTTATTAGATCTCATGGCTGGTGGAATTCTATGGTTCACACATTTGTCGATGAAGAACATCAATATTTATAAGTACCCTATTGGCAAATTAAGAGTTCAACCTGTCGGAATCGTCATTTTTGCTGCTGTCATGGCTACTCTTGGTAAGTTTTATGGATACCTAATTCATCTTTCTTTCTCATTAAGGTGTCATAGCAAAAAATTTAATCGTCATTTTTAATGAATCGAAATTTTAATGGCCTGTTGTTTCGAGAAATCATAATATTGCAGGTTTTCAGGTGCTTATTGAAGCTGTAGAGCAATTGATAAAAGATAAGCCTTATGAAAAGATGACTTTCGAGCAACTTGTATGGCTGTACTCGATTATGCTAACAGCGACATTTGTGAAACTCTGCCTCTGGTTTTATTGTAGAAGGTCAGGGAACAAGATTGTTCGCGCATATGCCAAGGTACCTAATAAAAATCACAAGACAGGAATTACTGTTCTAAAACCTTTCATTAACCACAGAACAGAATGCTAATGTGTTTCACTGTTTCTGGTTTTCCGTGTATTTGCAGGATCATTACTTTGATGTGGTGACAAATGTAGTCGGGTTAATTGCAGCGGTACTTGGAGATAGATTCTACTGGTGGATTGATCCTGTTGGTGCCATCATGCTCGCTATTTACACTATCACAAACTGGTCTGGAACTGTTTTGGAAAATGCTGGTTAGTACTCGTTTTCAGCATCAATCGTTTAAGGACTTTTGTGCACAAAGTCGGTTTCTCAATAACCCATATTGGAAATTTTGTCGAAATTAAATACAGTAACTGAATTTCCTCTTCTATATACAGTATCTCTAGTGGGACAAGCAGCTCCTCCGGATTTCTTGCAGAAATTGACATATCTTGTCATCCGACATCATACTCAAATCAAAAGGGTTGACACAGTTCGAGCATATACCTTTGGTGCTCTATATTTCGTCGAGGTTAGTTTTAAGATCGTATCTTCATATACAGTTCAAGCCTTGTTATTTACGGAAAGGAATTAAATTGTTTTCCTTTGGAAAGGTTGACATTGAACTACCGGAAGATTTACCCTTAAAGGAAGCCCATGCAATCGGAGAGTCGTTGCAGATAAAAATCGAAAAGCTGCCTGAAGTAGAACGAGCATTTGTGCATCTAGATTTCGAGTGTGATCACAAGCCTGAGCACTCTGTTCTCGTCAAGTTGCCCAATAGTCCGCCTTAACTTAAACTCGGTTACTCTTTAGATGCTTTTTTGTAATGAGTAGATGAATCGGTTGATGTTCCAACCCAAAATAACCATGATGATGTTTTATCTCATCAAATGGCATGGTAAATGAGTCATTAATGTTGTTGACGATTATTTTAACGCTGTTTTGATAAGTTTAACGTTGCAAATTGAAGTTTTGAGGGTAGTTCATTAATACTGTCGACGATAAGGAGTCGATGTGGTGGTGTTGATGGGAAATTTAAAGTTTTGAAAGCGGTTTCTGATTTTGTATCGGATTTGGCCCAATAAGCTGCTTGATCTGTGGACTGGGAGAGCTGCTGGGCCATGAATTGAAGCAAAGAGAAGCCCAGACTCTTACTCAGTTCAACAACTCTTTTACAAGACAATCTTTTATTTATTCCTTCAACATTATTTTGATAACTCAATACTTTATGATgacgatcaacctatttgaagtTTTGAACATGGCCGTTATCATTATAAAATGTTAaattgtcaaaataaaattgaaatttaataactattaatatatgtttaggcttattattatttttaggtTGGTTTTACGCTCTTACTAATTAGACACAATTTACGAACTTAATAAACCTACCCTCACGATGTTTAGATGAGTAACAGTTGGCATGTGACATGTCATCAAACTTGAAGCACATTTTTAGGTTCTAAATGTTTACTTCACTTCCAAATTTGAAGCACATTTTTAGGTTCTAAAGGTATCAGCTAATATCGTATCTCCAATCGTAGAATTTATCTTAAAATAAAATCATGACGAGTCAAATACTAAGGTATCCCCTAGTCGAGGCTCGGAACATAACTTGCATTTATTACTCAATAAACGTCAATAGCACCATGAAATCTTGTACTCTATTTAAaaaacatcaacattccaaattaATGTTAGTGATTTGTTGACACATTCGCGCCACAACCTTATATAAAATGCAAACTGTGGAAATATATATCGAATATAGATAAACTAAGGAATCGAGACAGATGTTTTGGGACGGCTTATGAGCCTGTTATTATTAATGAAAAGATCGATATACAAAGCACCTCATATATACTACGATACATATCGACACAAATAAAACCATAGTCAAACTTACCTAAAACCATATCCTACAAACATGGTAACAAACTATATACAAGATAAGTATACTAATAATACAAACACGAAATATATATCGAATATATATTTCCACACTCACCCTTAAATTGGAGCATTTGGTAACCGAATGCCCAACTTACGATGTAAATAGTCGAACGCTTCCCCACCAAGAGCTTTAGTGAAAAGGTCCGCTATTTGCTCCTTACTATGAACATAGCTTGTCATGATATTTTTGTCGATTAAGTGTTGCCGAATGAAATGACAATCTATTTCAATGTGCTTCGTACGATCATGAAAAACGGGATTCTCGGCAATGTGCATAGTCGCTTGATTATCACATAGCACACGCATATGTTGTTCATGCTTAATGCCGAGAGAATTGAGGAAGGATTTAATCCAAATAAGCTCGCTCGTTACAGCTACCATTGCCCGATATTCTGCTTCAGCAGACGACTTTGCTACCGTGTGCTGCTTCTTATCTCTCCAAGAAATGGGCGTGTGTCCCAACGACCCAAAGTACCCAGTTAGCGATCTTCTAGTCAAAGGACATCGTCCCCAATCCGAGTCCGAATATCCATTGAGTTGGAAAACCGTGTCTTTACTCATCACAATTCCCTTTCCTGGGTTTCGCTTTATGTAACGAACTACACGAAGCGCTGCATCCCAATGTTCCTTTCTCGGCTCGTGAACAAATTGAGATAAGATGTGCACAACGTATACCAAATCTGGTCGAGTGATGGTTAAACAGACTAGTCGTCCAACGAGCCTTCGATACAACATATGGTCCTTCAAAACACAGCCTTTCGCAAATGCTAATTGATGATTTTGAGGAATAGGAGTGTTAATAGGTTTCACTCCTTCCATTTTTGCTTCTTTAATTATCTCCATGGCATATTTGCGTTGGCTTAGAAATAGACCCGCTGCTCCATGAGCTACTTCGATACCCAAGAAGTATTTGAGGCGACCAAGATCTTTAATTCCAAACTTCAAGTCGAGGAACCGTTTCAAATCGTCACAAGCCTTGACATTGTCGCTGACTactatcatgtcatcgacatatattAAAATGCCAAGGAACATGCCTCCCTTATTCATTGTAAACAAGGAGTAATCCGCCATAGATTGAGTAAAACCATACCCCTTCAATGCATCGGTCAATTTTGCAAACCAATTTCTTGAAGCTTGCTTTAAACCATATAAAGATTTCAATAGTCGACATACCTTATTTGGACCGGTTGTTTCGAACCCTTGTGGCAATTTCATGTATACTTCTTTGCTCAAGTCCCCGTGAAGAAAAGCATTGTTCACGTCTAATTGAGCAATGTTCCATTTCCTTGCTACTTctactgataccgtcgttttagtatcaaaaataattacctaaGACTACTAACAAAAGTTGGCGGAAgtaaggtcgatctccacagggaggctattatatctatctgctaatCTAAGTCTGTCTGGTAACTAAcgagggttttgaattgatttctaaCTACTAAAAGAGGTTAAGGCAAGAGAATAAGGGAAATGAGCAGTAAAAGCAAATACAAGTGAAAGATGTGATCAAGCAGAGAGAAGTATGCtaggaattcggttcaccatggcagtttactaactcagtcaaaaatagttcagacgatctaatgtgagaagggtaagggaaaggtccttccggtccgctatccaccctagaatacaactaacttaacttccgtcctcattagggtagtctactgttcataacaggtctgttcattccaatcttccgatctaggattgaatttaaccaatttaacgggtttagaagcgtgcactcaactaaacgattacaattatttTGTTAATGAGACAATTCTCACAATTTAATCATCTAACCTAATCACAACATCGtcaactcactaccatggctcccctaatcctaacataagagaatttagctactcatgctattaatgacGTAAACAATAACAACATTGAATAAACTAGAGAAAGACATATTAGATGAGTAGTAAAGATAAAGCATAAATTACTAAAAAGAATAATAAAACAAAGATGAGAGAACAAGGATTAAGAGCAAACAAAGGAATTAAATTAAGGTTAAGGAGTAAAGAAGGATTACAAAGTTTAGATCCAGAATTAAGAGGCAAAACAACGCAAGAGAGAAAGTTCCAGCAGTGattaagagaaagagagtaattaAGCGTCGTGTAATATTGTattttaacctaatgacgtcttccttatatagggaagagaTTATTAACTAAAACAATAACTAATCACGGAATAAAATCCCGTGTAAATAagcatagtcactcgatcgaggcatttgaaacctctcgatcgaatgacTCTTcagcaaatcctctcgatcgaacagatatgGGCTTCGATCGAGATCTTCTAATTCAGCCCACttcgatcgagctcagcagggtctcgatcgaacactttgaactgtcaaaaccactcgatcgaccaagaaagcattcgatcgagcagttagccACTGAAAACAGCCTGGACTTCGTTTGGTTAGCTTCCAAGGatctccttcacgcttcccgaggcacagCATTCCGCTCTAAATTCTCCATCTCCTTAAATGCATGCTAGGAGGAACGAATAAGGCATGATTTCACCACTTTGAGGTCTGttcctgcaaatgagacaaaacaaaccaaagtagcctattcggggcattttgcaatacaaaactgtagaatgacatagaaatgcgtgcaataagaggccaaaaagactatataaattgcacgtatcagctACGGCTAAGAGACATCACACACTGGTCATTTTTGCAACCGGGGCGAAAGTTTCATGATAATCCACGCCTTCAATTTGAGTGTAACCTTGAGCTACCAACCGCGCTTTGTATCGCTCTATGGTTCCATCTGCTTTGTGCTTGATTTTGTAGACCCATTTGCAACCAATCGACCTCTTTCCCTGTGGTAAGTCGACAATTTGCCAAGTACCATTCTTTTCGAGTGCCTCGATTTCTTTTTCGCACTTTTCCATTCGTCTTTCTTTACGGCCTCAAAATAGTTCCTTGGTTCTTTGATAGCATCAATGACGGCAATGAAATTCTTGTGGCATAGTGAAAAACAACTACTTGTGACGTAATTAATTATTGGATAACGAGTACCTTTCGTAGAGGACGGAGTTTGGGACGTGTAAGCATTGCTTGTGGGTATGACACGAGTGGACTTGTAAATGTAATCCTTCCTCCATGCGGGCTCAAACTTTTGACGATCTCCCCTACCAAGTCGTGGCTCACCTTCCTCGCTGACACTTTCCCCCTCAACGATTGTTTCTGAAACCTCGCTAATGTCTTATTCGACAACAGTGCTGGGACTCTCCTCAACCATCTCCTCCTCGTCTTGATCACCTTGTACATTATCACTCACTTCCACTTCTTGCTGACCAACGTCTATACTAGTGATGGTAATTGGTGAATCATCTCCATCGTGCTCAATGCTAACCCCACCTGGTGAAATACCTATGTCAGCATACGAGAATATATGCTCATAAAAATGACATCGCGGGACACAAAATTCCGTTTGGTCTTTAAATCATAAACTCTCCAACCCTTTTGGTTCTTCGGATAACCAAGGAAAATGCATCTCGTCCCTCTTTCCTTGAACTTATCCTTTGGCCGTTCCTTATTATGTGCATAATCAAGACATCCAAAGACACGGAAATTATCAAGGCTAGGCTGATGACCATACACGAGCTCATTAAATGTTCAGCCTTGCAATAATTTCGTAGGGGTTCGGTTAATTAAATAATGCCCCCAAAAATCGATGGGTAGATTGGCTTGGAAACGAAGGGCCCTTACTTTTTCTAAAATATGTCTATGTTTTCGCTCTACCCgtccattttgttgaggggtgtCAACCACACTAGTTTGAAATAGCATCCCATTTTCATTATAAAAATGTTTTAATGGTCCCGATAGAAATTCGGTGCCATTATCGCTTTGCACAATTTTAACCTGTTTTCCAAACCGTGTTTGAACCATTTTACAGAAGTATTTCATTAAATCACCTTCTTCTCCTTTATCTTTCATGAGGTGAACCCAAACACTCCTACTATAGCCATCAACAATCGTCAAAAAATAATGTGCCCTGGATAAACTGCTAGCCTTGTATGGTCCCCATATGTCACAATGaaccaaattaaataaaatagcATGTCGTTTATTATTAAGCTTAAAACTTGATCGGGTCTGTTTCGCGCGGCAACAAGGATCACAAACATGTTCGGGATTAAAAGATAAGTTTTTCCGAACTAAAGTACTTAAAAACGGTAAAATATTTCTCGAGGGATGACCTAATCTTCGATGCCATACCCGTTCTTCGTCGAAAACAGTCCTGGCTGCCACTTCTTCCACCCATGTCATATAGTAAACACCGTCTCGTTGCTCACCCTGTCCAATCTCCATCTTCGTAGATTGGTCCTGTATTAATTAGAATCAAATGTCACAATGCAATTGTTTTCACGAATAAGTTGTTGTATTGAAATAAGATGACAAGTCAACGATGGAACGTATAAAACATCCTTAAGTTCAAAACATTTATTCAACACGATTTTTCCATGTTCTCGTGCCATTATTGTTGACCCGTCTGGTAATCCCACCGTAGACGGCTCGCCCTGCCACAAATTTTTAAGCAAGTCGCGACACCCCGTCATATGATGCGAAGCTCCACTATCAAGCATCCACGCACTTAATTTAATATGATTCATACCTGTCAATTTTTCGTTACCTTCCGGCTTAGCATTGTGAAAGGTCCTAAGTTGTTCGATTTCCTCGATTGTGAGATCTTTCTTGGACGATTCAGCCTCACCCGTGGTTGTTGCATTTACCACTTGACTCGGGTTTCCCGAGTCTGTGCCACCACGACCACGTccacctcttcttcctcttcgaCGGCCCCTTCCATTGATGCCGAGTTTCTCCCAACAATTTTCTTCTGTATGATACCACTTGTTGCAGTAATTGCATCGAGGTGGTTCATactccttcttttcagccatcaAAGAGCCTC from Silene latifolia isolate original U9 population chromosome 2, ASM4854445v1, whole genome shotgun sequence encodes the following:
- the LOC141642207 gene encoding metal tolerance protein 4-like, with product MEEYGRLNYVKEPLLSNEQEICVLNNGVNGRGEVWRRRYSCTRLKSDFLSELPDKVRPALDIESPFEFDLSRTSGLIEAEKEYYERQLATLKSFQDVDSLELPLDIDEEEENREQAQHERAMNISNAANVILLVLKIYATIRSGSIAIAASTLDSLLDLMAGGILWFTHLSMKNINIYKYPIGKLRVQPVGIVIFAAVMATLGFQVLIEAVEQLIKDKPYEKMTFEQLVWLYSIMLTATFVKLCLWFYCRRSGNKIVRAYAKDHYFDVVTNVVGLIAAVLGDRFYWWIDPVGAIMLAIYTITNWSGTVLENAVSLVGQAAPPDFLQKLTYLVIRHHTQIKRVDTVRAYTFGALYFVEVDIELPEDLPLKEAHAIGESLQIKIEKLPEVERAFVHLDFECDHKPEHSVLVKLPNSPP